In Anguilla rostrata isolate EN2019 chromosome 1, ASM1855537v3, whole genome shotgun sequence, a genomic segment contains:
- the LOC135241287 gene encoding gastrula zinc finger protein XlCGF8.2DB-like, translated as MSSLLRHRVTHTSDTPYKCTQCGKCFQKRYSLNKHLIIRTGEKPYRCTQCWKCFNIKYNLNQHLKIHSGEKPHKCIHCGKCFCQKPSFKQHLRIHKGEKPFKCTDCGKGFCQKPSLKQHLRIHSSEKPHKCIHCGKCYIYECHLNAHLRIYTGEKPFKCTDCGKCYRYASSLTNHLRIHKGEKPFKCTLCGKCYRCASSLTNHLRIHKGERPFKCTLCGKCYRCASSLTNHLRIHKGERPFKCTHCGKCYRYASSLTNHLRIHKGEGPFKCTLCGKCYRCASSLTNHLRIHKGERPFKCAHCGKCYRYASSLTNHLRIHTGERPFKCSYSLWEML; from the coding sequence ATGTCCAGTTTACTTAGACATAGAGTAACTCATACAAGTGACACTCCCTACaaatgtactcagtgtgggaagtgtttccAAAAAAGATATAGTCTAAATAAACACCTGATAATTCgtacaggtgaaaagccttaTAGATGTACTCAGTGTTGGAAGTGCTTTAacatcaaatataatttaaatcagCACCTGAAAATTCATTCTGGTGAAAAGCCccacaaatgtattcattgtgggaagtgtttcTGCCAAAAACCTAGCTTTAAGcaacacctgagaattcataaaGGGGAAAAGCCCTTCAAATGTACTGATTGTGGGAAGGGTTTCTGCCAAAAACCTAGCTTAAAGcaacacctgagaattcattcTAGTGAAAAGCCccacaaatgtattcattgtgGTAAGTGTTATATATATGaatgtcatttaaatgcacaccTGAGAATTTATACCGGTGAAAAGCCCTTCAAATGTACTGATTGTGGAAAGTGTTATAGATATGCATCTTCATTAACAAaccacctgagaattcataaaGGGGAAAAGCCCTTCAAATGTACTCTTTGTGGGAAGTGTTATAGATGCGCATCTTCATTAACAAaccacctgagaattcataaaGGGGAAAGGCCCTTCAAATGTACTCTTTGTGGGAAGTGTTATAGATGCGCATCTTCATTAACAAaccacctgagaattcataaaGGGGAAAGGCCCTTCAAATGTACTCATTGTGGGAAGTGTTATAGATATGCATCTTCATTAACAAaccacctgagaattcataaaGGGGAAGGGCCCTTCAAATGTACTCTTTGTGGGAAGTGTTATAGATGCGCATCTTCATTAACAAaccacctgagaattcataaaGGGGAAAGGCCCTTCAAATGTGCTCATTGTGGGAAGTGTTATAGATATGCATCTTCATTAACAAaccacctgagaattcataccgGTGAAAGGCCCTTCAAATGTAGCTACTCTTTGTGGGAAATGTTATAG